A single Gopherus flavomarginatus isolate rGopFla2 chromosome 17, rGopFla2.mat.asm, whole genome shotgun sequence DNA region contains:
- the SLC31A1 gene encoding high affinity copper uptake protein 1, with amino-acid sequence MSSYHANHTMNSSMASTSEHYHPTSEHHHPTTSPGHNHGEGMMTMDMTFHFSYKNVPLLFYGLVINTPGEMAGAFVAVFFLAMFYEGLKIARESLLRKSQVSIRYNSMPVPGPNGTTLMETHKTVGQQMLSFPHLLQTVLHIIQVVVSYFLMLIFMTYNAYLCIAVAAGAGTGYFFFSWKKAVVVDITEHCH; translated from the exons ATGTCCAGCTACCATGCAAACCATACAATGAACAGCTCCATGGCATCCACCTCTGAGCATTATCATCCAACCTCGGAACACCATCACCCTACAACATCACCGGGGCATAATCATGGAGAAGGGATGATGACGATG GACATGACTTTCCACTTCAGCTACAAGAACGTGCCACTGCTTTTTTATGGACTGGTGATCAATACACCTGGAG AAATGGCTGGTGCTTTTGTTGCAGTCTTCTTCCTAGCCATGTTTTATGAGGGCCTCAAAATAGCCCGGGAGAGTCTGCTCCGTAAATCACAGGTCAGCATTCGCTACAACTCCATGCCTGTCCCGGGACCAAACGGCACCACTTTGATGGAGACGCACAAAACAGTTGG ACAACAGATGCTGAGCTTCCCTCATCTCCTGCAGACAGTGCTGCACATCATACAAGTGGTGGTCAGTTACTTCCTCATGCTGATCTTCATGACCTACAATGCATACCTCTGCATAGCTGTGGCAGCAGGCGCAGGCACTGGCTACTTCTTCTTCAGCTGGAAAAAGGCAGTTGTTGTGGATATCACGGAGCACTGCCATTAA